The nucleotide window CGTCTCGATGAGGATGACGTCCTTCCCCATGGCGTCCATGACGTTCACGATGTCGATGGTGGAACGGGAAAGACCCCCGAGGTGCCCCCGGGTGGCGAGGCTCTTGATGAACACGCCCTCGTCGAGCGCGTGCTGCTGCATCCGGATCCGGTCGCCGAGGATTGCGCCTCCGGAGAAGGGGCTCGTCGGGTCGATCGCGACGATCCCGACCGACTTTCCGCGCTTCCTCAGGTGCGTGGTGATCCGGTTGACGAGGGTCGACTTCCCGGAGCCCGGAGCCCCCGTCACTCCGAGGATGTAGGCGCGCCCCGTGTGCCGGTACAGTCCCTTCAGGGTGCGGATCGCCGCGGGGATCTCGTCGTCCAGGTCCCGCATCAGCCGCGCCGCGGCCCGGGTGTTTCCGGCGAGGATCTCCCTTCCGGCGGCATTCACGGCGGTCAGTGACTCCGGATCAGATCGCGGGCGATGATGATCCGCTGCACCTCGGAGGTCCCTTCCCCGATCTCGCACAGCTTCGCGTCCCGCATGTACCGCTCCGCCGGATAGTCCTGGGTGTACCCGTACCCCCCGAACACCTGGACCGCCTTGATCGTCGCCCGCATCGCCGCCTCGGAGGCGAACAGCTTGGCCATCGCCGCTTCCCGGGTGTATGGGCGCCCGGCGTCCTTGAGCGCCGCCGCCCGAAAGGTCATCAGCTCCGCGGCCTCAAGCTCGGTCCCCATGTCCGCGAACATCCACTGGATCGCCTGGAACTCCGACACCGCGTGCCCGAACTGCACCCGCTCCTTCGAATAAGCCAGCGCCTCGCGCATCGCCCCGAGGCCGATCCCCACCGAGAGGGCGGCGATCGAGATCCGCCCCCCGGCGAGGTTTTTCATCGTGTCCCGGAATCCGGAGTTGACCTGCCCCACCACGGCGTCGGGCCCGACCTCGAGATCCTCGAAGACCAGTTCAGCGGTGTCCGAGGAGCGCATCCCGAGCTTGTGGAGTTTTTTCCCGACCGAGAGCCCCTTCGTGCCGGCCGGGAAGACGAAGGCGGTGACGCCGTCCTTCCCCTTCTCCCTGTCCGTGACGGCAAGGACCACGTACACCCCGGCGACATTCCCCTGGGTGATGAACATCTTGTTCCCGTTGATCACCCAGCGGTCCTTCTTCCATTCCGCCTTCGTCCGCATCCCGAGGGAGTCGGAACCGGAACCGGGCTCGGTGAGGCCCCAGGCCCCGAGGGCCTTTCCGGACGCCAGATCGGGAAGGTATTTCCGCTTCACCGCCTCCGACCCGAACCCGAGGATGTGAGCGGTGCAAAGGGAGTTGTGGGACGCCACCGTCAAGCCGAGCGAGCCGTCCCCCTTCGCGATCTCTTCCACGGCGACGGCATAACTGATCGTGTCCATCCCGGATCCGCCGTACTCCTCGGGGACCATCGCCCCCAGGAGTCCGAGTTCGCCGAGTTTCGCGACCGTTTCCCGAGGGAACTCCGCCGAGGCGTCCCACTCCCCCGCCTTCGGCCGGACCTCCTTCGCCACGAACGTCCGCAGCATGTCGCGCAGCGCCTGCTGCTCGTCGTTCAGGACGAACTCCATCTCCCTACTCCGCGGGCACGAAATAGACATCGGTCGGCTTCAGCTGGGAATTGCGGCGGAACTTCGCCTTGATCTTCATTCCGATCTTTATATCTTCCGGCAGCGAAGGCCCGAGCAAACGGGAAAGGAGGAGCGTGTCGACCCCGTCGAACTCCACCAGGACAAGGTGGAACGGGGTTTCGTGCAGGAACTCCTCCCCCCCGAAATAGCAGGTGGTGAAGGTGTGGACCCTCCCCGTCTGCGGGAGCTCGACCCAGTCGGTCTCCCCGCCGCACTGCGTGCAGGCAAGCCTCGGGGTGGCCCAGGTGTAGTTGCACTTCCCGCACTTCGTCCCGAGAAGCTTCTTGTTCGAAAGACCCGCGAAAAAGGGGGAGTCCTGCCCGTAGGAGTGGATGTATTCGATGTTGTACGGTTGCTTGATGACGATGGGAGACATCCCCTTGAGCGCCTTGAGCTCCGCGGGAAAGGGGACGTTGAACACCGTCGTCCCGGTCATCAGTTCCTCGACTTTCGAAGAGGCCGCGGGCCGCTTCACCGGATTCTTCTTCGCCATGGTCACCACCCCCGTTCCATGATCGACACGGTGACGTAGGTCCCCGTGCCCGCGTGGCTGTGGATCAGCCCGCGATTCGCTTTCTTCAGTTGAAGTTCGCTGTCGCCGTAATGCTTCTTGATGCTCCCCTGGATCTGCCAGAAGGCGAAGACGGCCTGCATGAGGCCGGTGGCGCCCACAGGATGCCCGCAGGCGATCAGCCCGCCCGAGGGGTTCACGGGGATCGTCCCCTTCTTCGGGAGCTTCATCCCGTAGTCGATCTGCGGCATGAAGGGATACCCCGCCTCCACGAACTTTCCGCCGTCGCCGTACTTGCACAGGGCGAGGTCTTCGTACGTCTGGATTTCCGAAGATGTGTAGGCGTCGTGGAGCTCCACGAAGTCGATCTGCTTCAGCGGATCGGTCACGCCCGCCATCTTGTACGCCTGGAGCCCCGCGCTGCGGCCCGCCCGGAAGGAGTGGACGCCGGGATATTTCAGGTTTTTGTAGTCGCTCTTCTTCTCGTTCGGGGCGAGGAGAACTTCGCCGTGCGGACGATCCGACATGCGCATCATGTCGGTGCCCGTCCCCACGCCCGTGATCTTGACGGGGTGGTCCGTGAGCTTGAACGCCGTCTCCTCGTCGGCGAGGATGCAGGTGGCCGCGCCGTCGGACATCACGCAGATGTCGAGAAGGGTCAGCGGATAAGCGACCAGGGTGGAGTTCCGCACGTCAGCGATGGTCAGCTTGCGGCGCTTCTGGGCGTACGGGTTGCCGTAGGCGTTCATGTGGTTTTTCACCGATACCATCGCGAGCTGCTCGACCGTGGTGCCGAACTCGTACATGTGCCGGTTCACCATCATCGCGTAGTACCCGGAGTAGAAGCCGCCCACCGGGTAGTCGAAGTTGACGTCGGACGCCAGCGCGATGAACTCGTTCCCCTTCCATGTCGGGACGTGGGACATCACCTCGAACCCGAACGCGGCGCAGACCTTCATCCGTCCGGAGGCTACCGACTCCCAAGCCGCCTGGAAACAGAGACCGCCCGTGGCGCCCCCCCCCTCGATCCGCTTGTTCGGCTTCGGGCAGAGGCCGAGGTAATCCACCGCCATGATCCCGGCCATCAGCTGGCGGGTGAAGTGGTCGGAAAAGTAAGAGGCCACGGAGCCGTCGATCATGGAGTGCTTGAGCCTCGGAACGTCGTTCATCGCGTAATCGAACGACTCCTTCACCATCTTCTGGAACGTCGCGTCCGGGCGGGCTTTCGCGAATTTGCTCACGCCGCCGGATACCATATAGACCGGTCTCACGTTCGATCCCCCTTGTCGGATGGAATGCCTTCCTCTTCGCGCCGGGTTCCGCCGCCTTATTTTCGCGGATGAACCCGCGTGCTTACGTAGTCGACGATCTCCTGGATCGGGGTTCCCGGCGTAAACACCCGGTCGACCCCCTTTTTCAGCAGTTTCGGGATGTCGTCGTCGGGGATGATCCCGCCGCCGAAGAGCACGACATCGCCCATCTTCTTTTCACGGAGCAACTTGATGATCCGGGGGAACAGGTAGTTGTGCGCCCCGGAGAGGATCGACAGGCCGATGCCGTCGACGTCTTCCTGCGCCGCCGCGCTCACGATCATCTCGGGAGTCTGGTGCAGGCCGGTGTAAATGACCTCCACGCCGGCGTCCCGCAGCGCGCGGGCGATGATCTTCGCCCCCCGGTCGTGGCCGTCGAGGCCCGGTTTCCCGACCAGGATGCGGATTTTCCGGGCCGCCTTCTTCGGGGTTTCCGCCGCCGCGCCTTTTCCCTTTGCCGTCGCCATCGCTCCTCCTCCTCGATCGTTCGCTCTCAGAACATCGCCGGGTCGGTGTACACGCCCATCGTCTCCCGGAGGGTGTCGCACATCTCGCCGAGGGTGACATACTCGCGCGCCGCGCCCACCAGCAGGGGCATCAGGTTCTCTTTCGGGGTGAGGGATCCTTCCTTCAGCGCGGACAGGCACGCCCGGACCTTCTTCGCGTCCCGTTTGCGCCGGACTTCCTTCGTCCGCGCGACCTGCCGCTTCTCCACGCGATCGTCGATCTTCAGCAGGGGGATCGGGGTCCCCTCCTCCGACCGGTACGCGTTGAGGCCGACGATCCGCTTCTTCCCCGCGTCGACCAGCCGCTGGAAATGGAAGGCCGCGTCGGCCACCTCCCGCTGAGGATACCCCTGTTTGATGGCGGCCACCATCCCGCCCATCTCGTCGATCTTTCGGATGTACTCCATCGCCTTCTCTTCCATTCCGTTCGTCAGCTGTTCCACGAAGAACGAGCCGCCCAAGGGATCGATGGTGTTGGCGACGCCCGACTCCTCGGCGATGATCTGCTGGGTCCGCAGCGCGACGGTCACCGCCTGCTCGCTGGGGAGCGCCAGGGTCTCGTCCATCGAGTTGGTGTGGAGCGACTGCGTGCCCCCGAGGACCCCAGAGAGCGCCTGGAGGGCGACACGGACCACGTTGTTGATCGGTTGCTGCGCGGTGAGCGTGCAGCCCGCCGTCTGGGTGTGAAACCGGAGCTTCCACGAATTCTCGTCCTTCGCGTGGAACCGCTCCCGCATGATGCGCGCCCACATCCGGCGCGCCGCCCGGTACTTTGCGATCTCCTCGAAGAAGTCCATGTGGGCGTTGAAGAAGTACGACAGCCGTGGGGCGAATTTGTCCACGGGGATCCCCGCGTCGATCCCCGCCTGGACATAGGCGATCCCGTCGGCGATCGTGAAGGCCAGCTCCTGGACCGCCGTGGATCCCGCTTCCCGGATGTGGTATCCGCTGATGCTGATCGTGTTCCATCTCGGGACGTTGTCCGCGCAGTAGGCGAGGATGTCGGTGATGATCCGCATCGACGGCTCGGGGGGGAAGATCCACGAATGTTGGGCGATGTACTCCTTGAGGATGTCGTTCTGGATCGTGCCGCCGACCTTATGGAAGGGAACTCCCTGTTTTTCCGCGACCGCAAGGTACATGGCGAAGATCATCGCCGCCGGGCCGTTGATCGTCATCGACGTGGTGACCTTGTCCAGCGGTATCCCGTCGAAAAGGATCTCCATGTCCCTCAGCGAGTCGACGGCGACGCCGCACATCCCGACCTCTCCTCTCGCGCGGGGAGAGTCGGAGTCGTATCCCATGAGCGTCGGAAAGTGGAACGCGGTGGAAAGCCCGGTCTGCCCCTGGGAGAGGAGGAACTTGAAGCGTGCGTTCGTGTCCTCCGCCGACCCGAACCCGGCGAACTGGCGCATCGTCCACAGCCGGCCCCGGTACATCGTGGGCTGCACTCCCCGGGTGTACGGGTACTGGCCCGGGTACCCGAGGTCCTCCTCGTAATCGAAGTTCGAAAGGGGATCGGGGGTGTACAGGAGGTCGATCTCCTCGTCGGAAACGGTGGAGAACCGATCGAGACGCGGCGGCGATTTCCGAAGGCTCGGCGTCAGCGTCTCGTCATTCCACTTCTTCCGCCCACCCGCGATCCCCGCGAGCTTTTTCCTGTCGTACATGGCGCCGCCTCCCTTATCTT belongs to Deltaproteobacteria bacterium and includes:
- a CDS encoding acyl-CoA dehydrogenase family protein, translated to MEFVLNDEQQALRDMLRTFVAKEVRPKAGEWDASAEFPRETVAKLGELGLLGAMVPEEYGGSGMDTISYAVAVEEIAKGDGSLGLTVASHNSLCTAHILGFGSEAVKRKYLPDLASGKALGAWGLTEPGSGSDSLGMRTKAEWKKDRWVINGNKMFITQGNVAGVYVVLAVTDREKGKDGVTAFVFPAGTKGLSVGKKLHKLGMRSSDTAELVFEDLEVGPDAVVGQVNSGFRDTMKNLAGGRISIAALSVGIGLGAMREALAYSKERVQFGHAVSEFQAIQWMFADMGTELEAAELMTFRAAALKDAGRPYTREAAMAKLFASEAAMRATIKAVQVFGGYGYTQDYPAERYMRDAKLCEIGEGTSEVQRIIIARDLIRSH
- a CDS encoding Zn-ribbon domain-containing OB-fold protein; protein product: MAKKNPVKRPAASSKVEELMTGTTVFNVPFPAELKALKGMSPIVIKQPYNIEYIHSYGQDSPFFAGLSNKKLLGTKCGKCNYTWATPRLACTQCGGETDWVELPQTGRVHTFTTCYFGGEEFLHETPFHLVLVEFDGVDTLLLSRLLGPSLPEDIKIGMKIKAKFRRNSQLKPTDVYFVPAE
- a CDS encoding thiolase domain-containing protein (Catalyzes the synthesis of acetoacetyl coenzyme A from two molecules of acetyl coenzyme A. It can also act as a thiolase, catalyzing the reverse reaction and generating two-carbon units from the four-carbon product of fatty acid oxidation); this translates as MRPVYMVSGGVSKFAKARPDATFQKMVKESFDYAMNDVPRLKHSMIDGSVASYFSDHFTRQLMAGIMAVDYLGLCPKPNKRIEGGGATGGLCFQAAWESVASGRMKVCAAFGFEVMSHVPTWKGNEFIALASDVNFDYPVGGFYSGYYAMMVNRHMYEFGTTVEQLAMVSVKNHMNAYGNPYAQKRRKLTIADVRNSTLVAYPLTLLDICVMSDGAATCILADEETAFKLTDHPVKITGVGTGTDMMRMSDRPHGEVLLAPNEKKSDYKNLKYPGVHSFRAGRSAGLQAYKMAGVTDPLKQIDFVELHDAYTSSEIQTYEDLALCKYGDGGKFVEAGYPFMPQIDYGMKLPKKGTIPVNPSGGLIACGHPVGATGLMQAVFAFWQIQGSIKKHYGDSELQLKKANRGLIHSHAGTGTYVTVSIMERGW
- a CDS encoding cobalamin B12-binding domain-containing protein; the protein is MATAKGKGAAAETPKKAARKIRILVGKPGLDGHDRGAKIIARALRDAGVEVIYTGLHQTPEMIVSAAAQEDVDGIGLSILSGAHNYLFPRIIKLLREKKMGDVVLFGGGIIPDDDIPKLLKKGVDRVFTPGTPIQEIVDYVSTRVHPRK
- a CDS encoding methylmalonyl-CoA mutase family protein, which gives rise to MYDRKKLAGIAGGRKKWNDETLTPSLRKSPPRLDRFSTVSDEEIDLLYTPDPLSNFDYEEDLGYPGQYPYTRGVQPTMYRGRLWTMRQFAGFGSAEDTNARFKFLLSQGQTGLSTAFHFPTLMGYDSDSPRARGEVGMCGVAVDSLRDMEILFDGIPLDKVTTSMTINGPAAMIFAMYLAVAEKQGVPFHKVGGTIQNDILKEYIAQHSWIFPPEPSMRIITDILAYCADNVPRWNTISISGYHIREAGSTAVQELAFTIADGIAYVQAGIDAGIPVDKFAPRLSYFFNAHMDFFEEIAKYRAARRMWARIMRERFHAKDENSWKLRFHTQTAGCTLTAQQPINNVVRVALQALSGVLGGTQSLHTNSMDETLALPSEQAVTVALRTQQIIAEESGVANTIDPLGGSFFVEQLTNGMEEKAMEYIRKIDEMGGMVAAIKQGYPQREVADAAFHFQRLVDAGKKRIVGLNAYRSEEGTPIPLLKIDDRVEKRQVARTKEVRRKRDAKKVRACLSALKEGSLTPKENLMPLLVGAAREYVTLGEMCDTLRETMGVYTDPAMF